One part of the Dunckerocampus dactyliophorus isolate RoL2022-P2 chromosome 11, RoL_Ddac_1.1, whole genome shotgun sequence genome encodes these proteins:
- the med12 gene encoding mediator of RNA polymerase II transcription subunit 12 isoform X1, producing MMAAFGILSYEHRPLKRPRLGPPDVYPQDPKQKEDELTALNVKQGFNNQPAVSGDEHGSAKNVNFNPSKISSNFSSIIAEKLRYNTFPDTGKRKPQVNQKDNFWLVTARSQSSVNNWFTDLAGTKPLTQLAKKVPIFSKKEEVFGYLAKYLVPVMRSAWMIKMTCAYHAAITETKVKKRHVIDPCIEWTQIITKYLWEQLQKVAEFYRQFPSQGCSSPLPATPADVETATKQWEYNEKLAMFMFQDGMLDRHEFLTWVLECFEKVRPGEDELLRLLLPLLLQYSGEFVQSAYLSRRLAYFCTRRLNLLLSDGSLGPSAGGGHPAHGILTPQGNALPPTPTSQPAGGSQPQTPFTDFYICPQHRPLVFGLSCMLQSIVLCCPSALVWHYSLTDSRNKTGSPLDLLPIAPSSLPMPGGNTAFTQQVRVKLREIEEQVKERGQAVEFRWSFDKCQETTAGFTIGRVLHTLEVLDNHSFEKSDFNNSLDSLYNRIFGSGQSKDGHEMSPDDDAVVTLLCEWAVCCKRSGRHRAMVVAKLLEKRQAEIEAERCGESEVVDEKGSVSSGSLSAATLPVFQDVLLQFLDTQAPTLTEPGNENERVEFSNLVLLFCELIRHDVFSHNIYMCTLISRGDLASDSHLPRPRSPSDEPSDESDRKEQDAGNSVKIEDTGLSESMEIDHNSSANFDEMFSPPMHCESKGSPSPEKSAPEQDSKSTCKDKCMDPAFPQLYEQPRHIQYATHFPIPQEENASHECNQRLVVLYGVGKLRDEARHTIKKITKDILKVLNRKSTAETGGEEGQKRKRSKPEAFPTAEDIFSKFQHLSHFDQHQVTSQVSRNVLEQITSFALGMSYHLPLVQHIQFIFDLMEYSLNVSGLIDFAIQLLNELSLVEAELLLKSSSLVGSYTTSLCLCIVAVLRRYHSCLILNPEQTAQVFDGLRIVVKSGVNPADCSSAERCILAYLYDLYTSCSHLKNKFGEIFSEFCSKVKNSIYCNIDPSDSNMLWDPEFMTEAIANPSAHNFNHSMVGKILNDSPANRYSFVCNVLMDVCVDHRDPERVNDIGILCAELTAYCRSLSAEWLGILKALCCSSNNGNCGFNDLLCNVDVSDLSFHDSLATFVAILIARQCLLLEDLVRCVAIPSLLNAACSEQDSEPGARLTCRILLHLFKTPQRNPVPQDGIKSDKSSVGIRSSCDRHLLAASQNSIVVGAVFAVLKAVFMLGDAELRGSGLSHPAGLDDISEGRNVSIETASLDVYAKYVLKTICQQEWVGERCLKSLSEDSSALQDPVLVNIQAQRLLQLICYPHRQLDSDDGDNPQRQRIKRILQNMDQWTMRQSSLELQLMIKQSTNNELYSLLENIAKATIEVFQKSAEMNSSNPSSGNGGTLQGGSASNSSSATNKMKPILSSSERSGVWLVAPLIAKLPTSVQGHVLKAAGEELEKGQHLGSSSRKERDRQKQKSMSLLSQQPFLSLVLTCLKGQDEQREGLLTSLYSQVQQIVTNWREDQYQDDCKAKQMMHEALKLRLNLVGGMFDTVQRSTQQTTEWAVLLLDIISSGTVDMQSNNELFTTVLDMLSVLINGTLAADMSSISQGSMEENKRAYMNLVKKLRKELGDRQSESLEKVRQLLPLPKQTRDVITCEPQGSLIDTKGNKIAGFEKEGLQVSTKQKISPWDVFEGLKHSAPLSWGWFGTVRMDRKVTKFEEQQRFLLYHTHLKPKPRSYYLEPLPLPPEEEEPLTPISQEPEKKMEAVKPEKNMSAVPSDSNKKKPSKKKKTPSAKTEEYVNRTPGVSYGTNMPPELMQNPYGRLPYSQQNMGMYTQNQPLPPGQLSISALFNLFHHPGSHSELGFLPTTGGPGLDPPYRPARNPQLNKMVSTRPSYPGMMPGMQGNMPGMMGMDKQYQMVYKPQPNMQQNQMLRQQLQVRLNHSSIIGQQIRQMTPNQPYTSMQQSQNLSQSYTSYGSHMGMQPHPSQGGGIVQSAYGNQNFQGSHPGTNPAVVDPLRQMQQRPSGYVHQQAPGYTHNMQNAQRFAHQPIQQNPIMHGLAHMGGQGGHPGLRPNQMLAEQQQQQQQQQQQQQQQQQQQQQQQQQQAAQQQQQQQYLRQQALRQQAQQAQQQQQQQQQQQQQQQQQQQVQQQVPPQQQVPQQQQQQQQQQQQQQQQQQQQQQVSGVPPPGQQQNQGLGMQPLPPQQPMFPRQGMQQTQQQQQTAALVRQLQQQLSNTQPGQGTNSYYM from the exons ATGATGGCTGCCTTTGGAATACTCAGCTACGAACACCGGCCATTAAAGCGACCCCGGCTCGGGCCTCCGGACGTTTACCCGCAAGATCCAAAGCAGAAAGAG GATGAGCTGACGGCGCTCAATGTCAAACAAGGATTCAACAACCAGCCAGCAGTATCTGGCGATGAACACGGCAgtgccaaaaatgtcaacttcaaCCCATCCAAG aTCAGTTCCAACTTCAGCAGCATTATTGCCGAGAAGCTGCGCTACAACACCTTTCCGGACACAGGGAAGCGTAAGCCGCAGGTCAACCAGAAGGATAATTTCTGGCTGGTTACAGCGAGGTCTCAGAGCTCCGTCAATAACTGGTTTACAGACTTAGCAGGGACTAAACCTCTCACACAGCTGGCCAAAAAG GTGCCAATATTCAGCAAGAAAGAGGAGGTTTTTGGATACTTGGCAAAGTACTTGGTCCCTGTCATGCGTTCAGCATGGATGATCAAGATGACCTGTGCTTATCATGCAGCCATCACAGAAACTAAAGTCAAGAAGAGACATGTGATTGATCCCTGTATAG aATGGACCCAGATCATAACAAAGTATCTGTGGGAGCAGCTTCAGAAGGTGGCCGAGTTCTACAGGCAGTTCCCCAGCCAAGGCTGCAGCTCTCCGCTCCCGGCCACTCCCGCCGACGTGGAAACGGCCACAAAGCAGTGGGAGTACAACGAGAAGCTGGCAATGTTTATGTTTCAG GATGGAATGCTGGACAGACACGAGTTCCTGACGTGGGTGCTAGAGTGTTTTGAGAAGGTCCGACCCGGCGAGGATGAGCTGCTGAGACTCCTCCTGCCACTTTTACTGCAG TACTCGGGGGAATTCGTACAGTCGGCCTACTTGTCACGCAGGCTGGCTTACTTCTGCACGCGCCGCCTCAACCTGTTGCTAAGCGACGGCAGCCTGGGCCCCAGCGCCGGTGGAGGGCACCCGGCGCATGGCATCTTGACGCCTCAAGGCAATGCCCTGCCCCCGACCCCAACCTCCCAGCCAGCCGGAGGCAGCCAGCCCCAGACACCATTCACAGACTTCTACATCTGCCCCCAGCATCGCCCTCTTGTGTTCGGCCTCAGCTGCATGTTGCAG AGCATAGTGTTGTGTTGCCCCAGTGCTCTGGTGTGGCACTACTCTCTAACAGACAGCAGAAACAAAACTGGTTCCCCTCTGGACCTGCTGCCCATCGCCCCCTCCAGCTTACCAATGCCTGGGGGAAACACTGCCTTCACACAGCAG GTCCGTGTGAAGCTGAGGGAGATCGAGGAGCAAGTTAAGGAGCGAGGACAGGCGGTGGAGTTCCGCTGGTCGTTTGACAAGTGCCAGGAGACCACAGCAG GGTTCACCATTGGGAGGGTGCTGCACACACTAGAGGTTTTGGACAACCACAGCTTTGAGAAGTCTGATTTTAACAACTCGCTGGATTCCTTATACAACCGGATATTTGGCTCAGGCCAGAGCAAGGATGGTCACGAG ATGTCACCCGATGACGATGCAGTGGTCACCCTGCTTTGTGAATGGGCCGTGTGTTGTAAGCGATCAGGCCGACACAGGGCCATGGTGGTGGCTAAGCTGCTGGAGAAGCGACAAGCCGAGATTGAAGCAGAG CGGTGCGGTGAGTCCGAAGTGGTGGATGAGAAGGGCTCTGTGTCATCCGGCTCCCTTTCCGCTGCCACACTTCCAGTGTTTCAGGATGTTCTGCTCCAGTTCCTAGATACTCAAGCCCCCACGCTGA CCGAGCCTGGTAATGAGAATGAGAGAGTGGAGTTCTCAAACCTGGTCCTGCTCTTTTGCGAGCTGATCCGCCACGACGTCTTCTCCCACAACATCTACATGTGCACGCTCATCTCCCGTGGCGACCTGGCTTCCGACTCCCACTTGCCACGCCCTCGCTCCCCCAGCGACGAGCCCTCAGATGAGTCTGATCGCAAGGAGCAGGATGCGGGCAACAGTGTCAAGATTGAGGATACCGGCCTGTCGGAGTCTATGGAGATAGATCACAACTCTAGTGCTAACTTTGACGAG ATGTTCTCGCCTCCAATGCACTGCGAGTCCAAGGGCAGCCCCTCTCCAGAAAAGTCTGCACCCGAGCAGGACAGCAAGAGCACCTGCAAGGACAAGTGCATGGACCCTGCCTTCCCCCAGCTGTACGAGCAGCCCCGACACATTCAGTATGCCACCCACTTCCCCATTCCTCAG GAGGAGAATGCCAGCCATGAGTGCAACCAGCGTCTGGTGGTCCTCTACGGCGTGGGCAAACTGAGGGATGAAGCGCGACACACCATCAAGAAAATAACCAAAGATATCTTGAAGGTGCTCAACCGCAAAAGCACTGCAGAAACAG GAGGCGAGGAGGGACAAAAGAGAAAAAGGAGTAAGCCCGAGGCCTTCCCCACGGCAGAAGATATCTTCTCCAAATTCCAGCACCTCTCCCACTTTGACCAGCACCAGGTCACCTCCCAG GTGTCCCGAAATGTGCTGGAACAGATCACCAGCTTTGCCTTAGGGATGTCCTATCACTTGCCTCTAGTGCAGCACATTCAATTCATCTTTGACCTCATGGAGTACTCGCTCAATGTTAGTGGCCTAATCGACTTTGCCATTCAG ctTCTGAACGAGCTGAGCCTGGTGGAAGCCGAGCTGCTGCTCAAGTCATCTAGCCTGGTGGGCAGCTACACCACCAGCCTTTGTTTGTGCATCGTGGCTGTGCTGAGGAGGTACCACTCTTGCCTCATTCTCAATCCTGAGCAGACAGCACAAGTTTTTGATGG CCTGCGCATTGTGGTCAAGTCAGGTGTGAACCCTGCAGACTGCTCCTCTGCTGAGCGCTGCATCTTGGCCTACCTGTATGACCTCTACACCTCCTGCAGTCACCTCAAGAACAAGTTTGGCGAGATCTTCAG CGAGTTCTGCTCCAAAGTGAAGAACTCCATCTACTGTAACATTGACCCCTCCGACTCCAACATGCTCTGGGACCCTGAGTTCATGACTGAGGCCATCGCCAACCCCTCAGCGCACAACTTCAACCACTCCATGGTGGGCAAGATCCTCAATGACAGCCCTGCCAACCGCTACAGCTTTGTGTGCAATGTGCTCATGGATGTGTGCGTGGACCACAGAGACCCTGAGAG GGTGAACGATATTGGGATCCTGTGTGCCGAGCTGACTGCATATTGTCGCTCCCTAAGTGCAGAATGGCTTGGCATCCTCAAGGCGCTCTGCTGCTCCTCCAATAACGGCAACTGTGGCTTCAACGACTTGCTCTGCAACGTCGAC GTTAGCGACTTGTCCTTCCATGATTCCCTGGCAACATTCGTAGCCATTCTCATAGCGCGACAGTGTCTTCTCCTAGAGGACCTGGTCCGCTGTGTGGCCATTCCATCCCTTCTCAATGCAG CCTGCAGCGAGCAAGACTCCGAGCCTGGAGCGAGACTCACCTGCAGGATATTGTTGCACCTTTTCAAAACTCCACAGCGCAACCCTGTCCCTCAAGACGGTATTAAGTCAG ACAAATCTTCAGTTGGTATCCGGTCATCGTGTGATCGCCATCTCCTGGCAGCGTCTCAAAACAGCATAGTTGTGGGAGCCGTTTTCGCTGTCCTCAAAGCTGTCTTCATGTTGG GTGATGCTGAGCTGAGGGGCTCAGGGCTGTCCCACCCTGCTGGCCTCGACGACATATCCGAGGGGCGCAATGTCTCCATAGAAACAGCCAGCTTGGACGTGTATGCAAAGTATGTCCTGAAGACCATCTGCCAGCAG GAGTGGGTGGGAGAGCGCTGCCTCAAGTCTCTGTCCGAGGACAGCAGTGCCCTTCAGGACCCGGTGCTGGTAAACATTCAGGCCCAGAGGCTCCTGCAGCTCATTTGCTACCCTCACCGCCAGCTGGACAGCGATGACGGAGACAACCCTCAGAGGCAGCGCATCAAACGCATCCTACAG AATATGGACCAATGGACGATGAGACAGTCATCCCTGGAGCTGCAGCTGATGATCAAACAGAGCACAAACAAT GAGCTCTATTCTCTCTTGGAGAACATAGCCAAGGCCACGATCGAAGTGTTTCAAAAATCGGCCGAGATGAACTCGAGTAACCCCTCCTCAGGGAATGGAGGAACCCTCCAAGGCGGCTCTGCGTCCAACAGCAGCAGTgccacaaacaaaatgaaacctaTTTTAAG TTCATCTGAGCGGTCGGGTGTATGGCTGGTGGCGCCTTTGATAGCCAAGCTGCCCACCTCGGTTCAGGGTCACGTCCTGAAAGCAGCCGGAGAGGAGCTGGAGAAGGGACAGCACCTAGGCTCATCTTCACGCAAGGAGAGGGATCGCCAGAAGCAGAAAAG CATGTCTTTGTTGAGCCAGCAGCCGTTCTTGTCGCTAGTGCTGACCTGTCTGAAGGGGCAGGACGAGCAGCGGGAGGGTCTTCTCACATCCCTATACAGCCAAGTTCAGCAGATCGTCACCAACTGGAGAGAGGACCAGTACCAGGATGACTGCAAGGCCAAGCAGATGATGCACGAGGCTCTGAAACTGCGATTGAATCTT GTGGGAGGCATGTTCGACACGGTGCAGCGTAGCACCCAACAGACAACCGAGTGGGCTGTCCTTCTCCTCGACATCATCAGCAGTGGAACAGTGGACATGCAATCTAATAA CGAGCTCTTCACGACTGTGTTGGACATGCTGAGCGTGTTGATTAACGGCACGTTGGCTGCCGACATGTCTAGCATCTCTCAGGGCAGCATGGAGGAGAATAAAAGGGCTTACATGAATCTGGTAAAGAAGCTCAGG AAAGAGCTTGGAGATCGGCAGTCGGAGAGCTTGGAAAAGGTTCGCCAGCTACTTCCGCTACCCAAGCAGACCCGTGATGTCATCACATGCGAACCTCAGGGCTCACTGATCGACACTAAGGGTAACAAGATCGCCGGTTTTGAGAAAGAG GGGCTTCAAGTGTCCACCAAGCAGAAGATCTCCCCGTGGGACGTCTTCGAGGGTCTCAAGCACTCAGCTCCTCTCTCCTGGGGCTGGTTCGGCACGGTGCGCATGGACCGCAAGGTGACCAAGTTTGAGGAGCAGCAGCGCTTCCTTCTCTACCACACGCACCTTAAGCCCAAGCCGCGCAGCTACTACCTGGAGCCACTCCCCCTGCCGCccgaggaggaggagcctcTGACACCCATCTCTCAGGAGCCAGAGAAGAAGATGGAGGCGGTGAAGCCGGAGAAGAACATGTCCGCTGTGCCGTCGGATTCCAACAAAAAGAAGCccagcaagaagaagaagacgccATCGGCCAAGACAGAG GAGTATGTGAACCGCACGCCAGGTGTGAGCTACGGGACAAACATGCCACCTGAGCTGATGCAGAACCCATACGGCAGGCTGCCTTATAGCCAGCAGAACATGGGCATGTACACACAGAATCAGCCTCTACCTCCAGGTCAGCTCTCAATATCAGCATTATTTAACTTGTTTCATCATCCTGGATCGCACTCTGAACTGGGTTTTCTCCCAACAACAGGAGGGCCTGGTTTAGATCCTCCCTACAGGCCTGCCCGCAACCCTCAATTAAACAAGATGGTGTCCACGCGGCCCAGTTACCCAGGAATGATGCCCGGTATGCAGGGCAACATGCCCGGCATGATGGGAATGGACAAACAGTACCAAATGGTCTACAAGCCTCAGCCTAATATGCAGCAGAACCAGATGCTGCGCCAGCAGCTGCAGGTCAGACTG AATCACAGCAGCATAATAGGGCAGCAGATCAGACAAATGACACCCAACCAACCATATACTTCAATGCAGCAGTCTCAA AACTTATCTCAGAGCTACACGTCATACGGCTCACACATGGGCATGCAGCCGCACCCGTCTCAAGGGGGCGGTATAGTTCAGTCCGCTTACGGCAACCAGAACTTCCAGGGCTCCCACCCAGGAACCAACCCCGCCGTGGTGGATCCCCTGAGACAAATGCAGCAGAGGCCCAGTGGTTACGTTCACCAGCAGGCTCCGGGCTACACACACAATATGCAGAACGCACAGAG gTTTGCCCACCAGCCCATCCAGCAGAATCCCATCATGCACGGTCTTGCTCACATGGGAGGCCAGGGCGGTCATCCAGGCTTAAGGCCCAATCAGATGCTGGcagaacaacaacagcagcagcaacaacaacaacaacaacaacaacagcagcagcagcagcaacaacaacaacaacagcaacaagcagcacaacagcagcagcagcaacagtacCTCAGACAGCAAGCACTCAGA CAGCAGGCTCAACAAGcccaacagcagcaacaacaacaacagcaacaacagcagcagcagcagcaacaacaacaagtcCAGCAGCAGGTCCCTCCTCAACAGCAAGTTCctcagcaacaacagcagcagcagcagcagcaacaacaacagcagcagcagcagcagcaacagcagcaggtgTCAGGTGTACCTCCACCAGGTCAGCAACAGAACCAGGGCCTGGGCATGCAGCCACTGCCCCCGCAGCAACCCATG TTCCCACGTCAAGGCATGCAGCaaacgcagcagcagcaacagacaGCTGCTCTGGTCAGACAACTGCAACAACAACTCTCAA ATACACAACCAGGACAGGGCACCAATTCATATTACATGTGA